Proteins found in one Triticum urartu cultivar G1812 chromosome 4, Tu2.1, whole genome shotgun sequence genomic segment:
- the LOC125550202 gene encoding two pore potassium channel b-like: MVAGGVQQPLLSGGDGNAAGAIRQKPPDGVKRFRRCRTAPSADPAALEEPRPLTPPGNASRTESAASPAKEVLESGRPSSSFRLVGLLLFAYVVAGTTAFYLAMDHMSGHRSGSRVIDAVYFCVVTMTTVGYGDLVPSSDTGKLLASAFAFGGVAVVGTSLSKSADYLVEKQESLVFRAVHANGKHPARELRAMEMNKTWYKLYAAGALLAASVASGTLVLWKGEGMRPVDALYCVCATVTTLGYGDRSFTSSAGRAFAAVWVTVSTVVVALFFLYVAELYAERRQRALARWVLTRRTTNTDLEAADLDGDRRVGAAEFVLYKLKELGKISQEEISEFMEEFDELDADHNGTLSPSDLAVSQPTTA; the protein is encoded by the coding sequence ATGGTGGCCGGTGGTGTTCAACAACCGCTGCTATCCGGCGGCGACGGCAACGCGGCTGGTGCCATCCGACAGAAGCCGCCGGACGGGGTCAAGAGGTTTCGGCGCTGCCGGACGGCTCCTTCCGCCGACCCTGCTGCGTTGGAAGAGCCTCGCCCTCTTACTCCCCCCGGCAACGCCAGTCGGACCGAAAGCGCGGCCTCGCCGGCCAAGGAAGTGCTCGAGAGCGGCCGCCCGAGCTCGAGCTTCCGCCTGGTGGGCCTGCTCCTCTTCGCCTAcgtcgtcgccggcaccaccgccTTCTACCTCGCCATGGACCACATGTCCGGGCACCGCAGCGGCAGCCGCGTTATTGACGCGGTCTACTTCTGCGTGGTCACCATGACCACCGTCGGCTACGGCGACCTCGTCCCGTCCAGCGACACCGGCAAGCTGCTGGCGAGCGCCTTTGCCTTCGGCGGCGTCGCCGTGGTTGGAACCTCCCTGAGCAAGTCCGCCGACTACCTGGTCGAGAAGCAGGAGTCGCTCGTCTTCCGCGCGGTCCACGCCAACGGCAAGCACCCGGCGCGGGAGCTGCGCGCCATGGAGATGAACAAGACGTGGTACAAGCTGTACGCGGCCGGGGCGCTGCTGGCGGCGTCGGTGGCGTCGGGGACGCTGGTGCTGTGGAAGGGCGAAGGGATGCGACCTGTGGACGCCTTGTACTGCGTGTGCGCGACGGTGACCACGCTGGGGTACGGCGACAGGAGCTTCACGTCGTCGGCCGGGCGCGCGTTCGCGGCGGTGTGGGTGACGGTGAGCACGGTGGTGGTGGCGCTCTTCTTCCTGTACGTGGCGGAGCTGTACGCGGAGCGGCGGCAGAGAGCGCTCGCGCGCTGGGTGCTGACGCGGCGGACGACCAACACCGACCTGGAGGCGGCCGACCTAGACGGCGACCGGCGCGTCGGGGCGGCGGAGTTCGTGCTGTACAAGCTCAAGGAGCTCGGGAAGATCAGCCAGGAGGAGATCTCGGAGTTCATGGAGGAGTTCGACGAGCTCGACGCCGACCACAACGGCACGCTGTCGCCCTCTGACCTCGCCGTTTCGCAGCCCACCACCGCTTGA
- the LOC125550201 gene encoding protein FAR1-RELATED SEQUENCE 5-like — protein sequence MERVAAGSSEQGTPDSEMGDGDNDSVGYGTEMELDASAPAPASAYPARPSVHDGVDPFEGMEFDDEEDAWTFYNLYAHRVGFSTRISVMHRSRRDGSIMSRQFVCAKEGFRTYRGKHEQAAALASSPGAPAGADDGGRGARRTRAVTRVGCKAMIRVKKQDGGKWAITKLETAHNHPLVPQNQAHCLRPHKPLSECGKQRSSSSYGVRRNGGMFLAIEPAPPPPPPTPPVPQTGIIPQPAVVPHYIGDGIGNATRVILDYVKRMQAEDPAFFYAMQFVEGHPVGNVFWSDARARTAYKDFGDAVFLDDHCKRSKYELPLVTFTGVNHHCQPVLFGCAVVRDNSEASFAWLFETLLLAMSGQHPVSLTTEYDGAIQSAVHKVLPHTRHRFCRWHILNEAQCKLSDFLNAFPSLYDDLVNCINMSDTIDEFEANWEALISKVGSGHNEWLDSMYNCRQQWVPVYLRDTFFGDEPSRQGCMSRSSFFESHITAKTNSQSFIQHYEKALDSCYEREVKEEFETKYSLPDIKTPSPIEKQGADLYTRTLFLRFQQELIGASVSTLEVAEQDGKACTYKVTTSQGSEKPRMVQFNSSECSAKCTCQMFECLGIVCRHILTVFGAQGVSALPSQYIMKRWTKNATDRSSDKKPDEVIRVKELKEEQRSTVEDGEQSQTWRYNSLCREALRYAEEGASSAEVYIVAMQALQEAANKVNMAKRGIGQVAAPLAVMPITAQLPECSGKIQDSFGQQKKRKRNSNNSRENSTPNQFMHMQQPSNYLFVGPSTSGGSQGPSQLVAAIPVSSCAQHGETSGAHNSTDGNMATASVAVDKFHGFSDRDASTTAPSSGNVVQAGETKSSGVASQINESHELSQANGNKGSSVNSTASPQLVTVPIGFCLPSMDKNKMSTAGMNSTNSGGMMNNGNASFDLRQCQSSAQVPATHSEAKTLAENTDSRATTADNSSIRAAAIAAGARIASPSDAASIIKAAQSKDAIHIRPGESLPNQLKPLAPRPLSSLAPASAPSSAQHLQQPGQNSFGDSTAAKEAIFGSTDGSDGDEYEDEDTDDDDDEGLTGDEGEQE from the exons ATGGAGAGGGTGGCGGCGGGGAGCAGCGAGCAGGGGACGCCCGACAGCGAAATGGGCGACGGGGACAACGACAGCGTCGGCTACGGCACGGAGATGGAGCTCGACGCCTCGGCCCCCGCCCCCGCGTCCGCCTACCCGGCGCGCCCCAGCGTGCACGACGGGGTGGACCCGTTCGAGGGCATGGAGTTCGACGACGAGGAGGACGCGTGGACCTTCTACAACCTCTACGCGCACCGCGTCGGGTTCAGCACCCGGATCAGCGTGATGCACCGCTCCCGCCGCGACGGCTCCATCATGTCGCGCCAGTTCGTGTGCGCCAAGGAGGGCTTCCGCACCTACCGCGGCAAGCACGAGCAGGCCGCCGCCCTCGCCTCCAGCCCCGGCGCCCCCGCCGGCGCCGACGACGGCGGCCGGGGCGCCCGCCGCACCCGCGCCGTCACCAGGGTCGGCTGCAAGGCCATGATCCGGGTCAAGAAGCAGGACGGCGGCAAGTGGGCCATCACCAAGCTCGAGACCGCGCACAACCACCCCCTCGTCCCGCAGAACCAGGCGCACTGCCTGCGCCCGCACAAGCCGCTCTCCGAGTGCGGCAAGcagcgctcctcctcctcctacgGGGTCCGCCGGAATGGAGGTATGTTCCTCGCCATTGAGCCtgcgccgccaccaccgcccccCACACCGCCTGTTCCTCAGACCGGCATCATCCCTCAACCAGCAGTGGTTCCCCATTACATCGGGGACGGCATCGGAAATGCCACTAGAGTGATCCTGGATTATGTCAAGCGCATGCAAGCTGAGGACCCGGCCTTCTTCTACGCAATGCAGTTCGTCGAGGGCCATCCGGTGGGGAATGTCTTCTGGTCCGATGCCAGAGCGAGGACGGCGTACAAGGACTTTGGGGACGCCGTTTTCTTGGACGACCACTGCAAAAGAAGCAAGTATGAGCTCCCTCTCGTCACATTCACCGGAGTCAATCACCATTGCCAGCCAGTCCTATTTGGGTGTGCAGTCGTCAGGGATAACTCTGAGGCGTCGTTTGCTTGGCTCTTTGAAACACTTCTCTTGGCAATGTCTGGTCAGCACCCTGTCTCTCTCACCACAGAGTATGATGGCGCCATACAATCAGCTGTCCACAAGGTTCTTCCTCACACCAGGCACCGATTCTGCAGGTGGCACATCTTGAATGAAGCCCAGTGTAAGCTATCAGATTTCTTAAATGCATTCCCGTCCCTTTATGATGATCTTGTCAACTGCATCAACATGTCTGACACAATTGATGAGTTCGAAGCAAATTGGGAGGCATTGATTTCCAAGGTTGGGTCTGGGCATAACGAGTGGCTTGATTCAATGTACAATTGCCGGCAGCAGTGGGTCCCGGTATACTTGAGGGATACGTTCTTTGGAGACGAGCCATCAAGGCAGGGGTGTATGAGCAGGAGCTCGTTTTTTGAGTCTCACATCACTGCTAAAACCAATTCACAGTCGTTCATTCAGCACTACGAAAAAGCTCTCGACAGTTGTTATGAGAGGGAGGTGAAGGAAGAGTTCGAAACAAAGTATTCGCTTCCAGATATCAAGACACCATCTCCTATTGAGAAGCAAGGAGCAGACTTGTACACAAGGACACTGTTTTTGAGGTTCCAACAGGAATTGATTGGTGCCTCTGTTTCTACTCTGGAAGTGGCAGAGCAGGATGGTAAGGCTTGCACGTATAAAGTGACCACATCTCAAGGAAGTGAGAAGCCTCGTATGGTTCAATTCAATTCTTCTGAGTGTTCTGCAAAATGTACCTGTCAGATGTTCGAATGTCTTGGTATTGTCTGTAGGCATATTCTTACTGTCTTTGGTGCACAAGGTGTATCTGCGCTTCCTTCTCAGTACATCATGAAAAGATGGACCAAAAATGCCACAGATAGAAGCTCGGACAAGAAACCTGATGAAGTTATTAGAGTTAAAGAGCTCAAGGAGGAGCAAAGAAGTACTGTCGAGGATGGCGAGCAATCTCAGACATGGCGCTACAACAGTTTGTGTCGTGAAGCACTTAGGTATGCTGAAGAAGGAGCATCATCTGCAGAGGTTTATATTGTGGCGATGCAGGCTCTTCAAGAGGCTGCTAACAAAGTCAATATGGCCAAGAGAGGGATTGGACAAGTAGCAGCACCATTGGCAGTGATGCCAATTACAGCGCAGCTGCCAGAATGTTCTGGAAAAATCCAGGATAGTTTTGGTCAGCAAAAGAAGAGAAAaaggaattcaaacaactcaagAGAGAACTCCACACCGAATCAGTTTATGCATATGCAGCAACCTAGTAATTACCTCTTTGTTGGTCCCAGTACATCAGGTGGTTCACAAGGGCCTAGTCAGCTAGTTGCTGCAATTCCTGTTTCTTCCTGTGCACAACATGGGGAAACATCGGGTGCACATAACTCAACCGATGGCAACATGGCAACTGCTTCTGTAGCTgttgacaagtttcatggattcTCAGACCGAGATGCATCAACAACAGCACCTTCTTCAGGAAATGTTGTGCAAGCAGGAGAAACTAAATCTTCAGGGGTTGCTTCACAAATTAACGAG AGTCATGAACTGTCCCAAGCTAATGGAAACAAGGGAAGCAGCGTAAATTCTACTGCTTCACCACAGCTTGTGACCGTTCCAATTGGATTCTGCCTGCCCTCCATGGACAAGAACAAGATGTCTACTG CTGGGATGAATTCTACAAACTCCGGCGGCATGATGAATAATGGCAATGCATCATTTGATCTTCGCCAATGTCAATCTTCTGCCCAAGTGCCTGCCACACACTCAGAGGCAAAAACACTGGCAGAAAACACCGATTCACGGGCAACTACTGCTGACAACTCTTCTATAAGGGCTGCAGCCATCGCGGCGGGGGCGCGCATTGCATCTCCATCTGATGCAGCTTCAATCATAAAAGCAGCACAGTCGAAAGATGCCATCCACATCAGGCCTGGGGAAAGCCTTCCAAATCAGCTGAAACCATTAGCCCCCAGGCCACTCTCCTCACTAGCACCAGCTAGCGCACCCAGCTCGGCGCAGCATCTGCAGCAGCCTGGACAAAACAGCTTTGGCGATTCTACCGCAGCCAAGGAAGCGATTTTCGGCTCCACAGATGGCAGTGATGGCGATGAGTACGAAGACGAAGACACTGACGATGACGACGACGAGGGGCTAACCGGCGATGAAGGGGAGCAAGAGTGA